A genome region from Gemmatimonadaceae bacterium includes the following:
- a CDS encoding pre-peptidase C-terminal domain-containing protein produces MIKHYKGILALAMLPLLYVGCTDDYNFNEPVRSFEVSPVYTSIDEGTTLQLVARSGGAPASVTWKSDNELVLRVSNTGLVTAVAPGVTAVIATLTSDPTQTQSASITINKLSGTSIAKGAAVAVSGATGTSALFRIFVPAGTTNLLVTIRGGTGDVDLYVRRAVPPTNSGSADDCHSWNGGNNETCSIANPQSGTWYMLLDAYATYTGATLTATYTP; encoded by the coding sequence ATGATCAAACACTACAAAGGAATTCTCGCGCTCGCGATGCTCCCCCTGCTCTACGTTGGCTGCACCGACGACTACAATTTCAACGAACCGGTGAGGAGTTTCGAAGTCTCTCCGGTCTATACGAGCATCGACGAAGGCACCACGCTTCAGCTGGTTGCCAGGTCCGGAGGAGCTCCTGCCTCCGTCACCTGGAAGAGCGACAATGAGTTGGTTCTACGCGTCTCGAATACGGGACTTGTGACTGCCGTCGCTCCCGGTGTCACCGCCGTCATTGCCACATTAACGTCCGACCCGACCCAGACGCAGTCCGCCAGCATCACCATCAACAAACTTTCGGGAACCTCGATCGCCAAGGGGGCTGCGGTTGCGGTGAGCGGAGCCACTGGCACGTCGGCGCTATTCCGCATTTTCGTCCCGGCAGGCACGACGAATCTCCTCGTCACCATCCGTGGCGGGACCGGCGACGTTGATCTCTACGTGCGCCGTGCTGTTCCGCCGACGAACTCCGGTAGCGCTGATGACTGCCATTCGTGGAACGGTGGCAATAACGAGACCTGCAGCATCGCCAACCCCCAGTCGGGAACATGGTACATGCTTCTCGACGCCTATGCCACATACACCGGCGCGACTCTCACGGCGACCTACACGCCGTAA
- a CDS encoding SusC/RagA family TonB-linked outer membrane protein — MISIRRVGRLFSAALVLVASFATASSAQAQAVISGRVTDASGNGVPGANVVIPSLGLGVGANTRVDGTYTITLSSNSVGRSAVVIARRIGFKPVTRDVTITSGTQTQNFQLSQDATRIDDIIVTGVAQATSSRNLTISVGKVGEAQLKEVPAISPASALAGKVAGVRVSFTQGQPGSSPAIRVRTSTSLGVGEQSPVVIIDGVISQNGLADINGNDIESIEVLKGAASANSYGSSAASGVIAVTTKRGRNSPEGSVTFLTRNEFGTSSVEHYVPLLQTHPFRLNSDGSFLLSGTGTRIIETDGYIDNPFPTGTYRDQLKQNLQAGRNVSNYAQVAMRRANTNFSTSFSRDTDRGILPLLEGFRRQNVRLNLDQGLGTKADVSAAITYGLSFSDQTPESLAGSGSTFFSLLQAPPDVNLTYPNATASCNFANPTAEACGTKYSPVLPLAAAGGTSRGNPLLDMAQRSYNERRERIIGSFSARFRPVSWLTFDGSYGTDRLNRRETNFMDRGLVGTNTTVENETAGYLRLETNNNQASNSQASALTNFTLGQLHSTTRLAYQYEEERNNSFNTTTSKLLVASVPDLQAGDPAQLNAGSSIQNIRTINGNVVQNFNYGDRYLLQLVGRRDGSSLFGSDNRWANYYGMSGAWRISQDFRIPGFQELKIRAARGTAGLRPGFAYQYETYSVFAGTLSKNTIGNKLLKPALQTENEVGINASFLDRFDLEFVKSDRHTEGAFLLVPLSLAQAGGFTAQWQNAARVGGRTQEISLNTRVIERPKLSWNMTLTGERSRQKIDELNRAAFRVGSGSQGQAIFYYKAGEQLGVIYGQRWARSIAELADNPLNAGKDLNALYEVNDDGYVVAKGTRGKRTERAIVYVDPTGSNNVKIGDVNPDYSFGFANTLRLGGFTVYGLLDGTKGGNIYNFTKQWMYQDRRHSSIDQSAKAPENKKALEYYSVGFYNNLEPNSLFVEDGSYVKLRELSVSYNFGQTLLNSMRFLGEGRSVKVALIGRNLKTWTDYTGFDPESSSNADFNFRIDGFRYPSFRQITGQIEIGF; from the coding sequence ATGATCAGCATCAGACGAGTCGGACGGCTGTTCTCTGCCGCACTGGTCCTCGTTGCGTCGTTCGCGACTGCATCGAGCGCCCAGGCCCAGGCAGTGATCAGCGGCCGCGTTACCGACGCGAGCGGGAACGGTGTTCCCGGCGCAAACGTCGTCATTCCGAGCCTGGGCTTGGGTGTCGGCGCGAATACCAGGGTCGATGGCACCTATACCATCACACTGTCGTCCAATTCGGTCGGACGCAGCGCCGTAGTGATCGCCCGCCGCATCGGCTTCAAGCCAGTGACCCGCGACGTCACGATCACCAGTGGCACGCAGACGCAGAACTTCCAGCTCTCGCAGGACGCGACCCGCATCGACGACATTATCGTCACGGGCGTGGCCCAGGCGACCTCCAGCAGGAACCTGACGATCTCGGTCGGCAAGGTCGGCGAGGCTCAGCTCAAGGAAGTGCCGGCGATTTCGCCGGCGAGCGCGCTCGCCGGAAAGGTGGCCGGTGTCCGGGTGTCGTTCACCCAGGGACAGCCAGGGTCGAGCCCGGCAATTCGCGTGCGCACTTCGACCAGCCTTGGCGTTGGCGAGCAGAGCCCTGTCGTCATCATCGACGGCGTGATCTCGCAGAACGGGCTGGCTGACATCAATGGAAACGACATTGAATCGATCGAGGTGCTGAAGGGTGCCGCCTCGGCCAACAGCTACGGCTCGTCGGCCGCCAGCGGCGTGATCGCGGTGACCACCAAGCGTGGCAGGAACTCGCCCGAGGGCTCGGTTACTTTCCTGACGCGCAACGAGTTCGGCACATCGTCGGTCGAGCATTATGTCCCGCTGCTGCAGACACATCCCTTCCGCCTGAATTCCGACGGCTCTTTCCTGTTGAGCGGCACGGGCACCCGCATTATCGAGACGGACGGTTACATCGACAATCCGTTCCCCACGGGAACGTACCGCGACCAGCTGAAGCAAAACCTTCAGGCGGGCCGCAACGTGAGCAATTACGCGCAGGTCGCCATGCGCCGCGCGAACACGAATTTTTCCACTTCGTTCAGCCGCGACACCGATCGTGGCATTCTCCCTCTACTCGAGGGGTTCCGGCGCCAGAATGTTCGACTGAATCTGGACCAGGGTCTGGGGACAAAGGCCGATGTCTCGGCTGCCATCACATACGGTCTGTCCTTCAGCGACCAGACGCCTGAATCACTGGCAGGCTCGGGGTCGACGTTCTTTTCGTTGCTGCAGGCGCCGCCGGACGTCAACCTTACGTATCCCAACGCGACCGCCTCTTGCAACTTCGCCAACCCGACTGCGGAAGCGTGCGGCACCAAGTATTCTCCGGTGCTTCCGCTCGCAGCCGCCGGTGGAACCTCTCGCGGAAACCCGCTTCTCGACATGGCCCAGCGCAGCTACAACGAGCGTCGTGAGCGAATCATCGGCTCCTTCTCCGCCCGTTTTCGCCCGGTCTCGTGGCTGACGTTCGACGGAAGCTACGGCACGGATCGGCTTAACCGCCGCGAGACGAACTTCATGGATCGTGGCCTCGTCGGGACCAACACGACCGTGGAGAATGAAACGGCCGGCTATCTGCGCCTGGAAACCAACAACAACCAGGCTTCGAACAGTCAAGCCAGCGCGTTGACAAACTTCACGCTCGGTCAGCTTCACTCCACGACCCGCCTCGCCTATCAATATGAGGAAGAGCGGAACAATTCGTTCAACACCACCACGTCAAAGCTGCTTGTCGCGTCAGTCCCTGATCTTCAGGCCGGCGATCCGGCGCAGCTGAACGCCGGTTCGAGCATTCAGAACATCAGGACGATCAATGGGAACGTCGTTCAGAACTTCAACTACGGCGACCGATATCTCCTCCAACTCGTCGGCCGGCGCGATGGCTCGTCTCTCTTTGGCTCGGACAATCGCTGGGCGAACTACTACGGAATGTCCGGCGCCTGGAGAATCTCCCAGGACTTCAGGATTCCCGGCTTCCAGGAGCTCAAGATTCGCGCGGCGCGTGGCACGGCAGGCCTCCGCCCAGGCTTTGCTTACCAGTATGAGACGTATTCCGTGTTCGCGGGAACCCTTTCGAAGAACACGATTGGCAACAAGCTCCTCAAGCCCGCGCTTCAGACGGAGAACGAGGTCGGCATTAACGCCAGCTTCCTCGACCGCTTCGACCTCGAGTTCGTGAAGTCGGATAGACACACCGAGGGCGCATTCCTGCTCGTGCCGCTGTCGCTCGCGCAAGCTGGTGGATTCACTGCTCAGTGGCAGAACGCCGCGCGCGTCGGTGGACGGACGCAAGAGATATCGCTCAACACTCGCGTCATCGAGCGGCCGAAGCTCAGCTGGAACATGACACTGACGGGGGAACGCTCGCGCCAGAAGATCGACGAGCTGAACCGCGCAGCGTTCCGTGTCGGGAGTGGTTCGCAGGGCCAGGCCATCTTCTACTACAAGGCAGGGGAGCAGCTCGGCGTCATCTATGGACAGCGCTGGGCCCGGTCGATCGCGGAGCTGGCCGACAATCCCCTGAACGCAGGCAAGGACCTCAACGCTCTGTACGAGGTCAATGACGATGGATACGTCGTGGCCAAGGGTACCCGCGGCAAGCGCACCGAACGGGCGATCGTCTATGTCGATCCGACCGGCAGCAACAACGTCAAGATCGGAGACGTCAACCCTGACTACTCCTTCGGCTTCGCCAACACCCTTCGCCTCGGTGGCTTCACGGTGTACGGGCTGCTCGACGGGACAAAAGGCGGAAACATCTACAACTTCACGAAGCAGTGGATGTATCAGGACCGCCGCCACAGTTCGATCGACCAGTCCGCGAAGGCGCCAGAGAACAAGAAGGCGCTCGAGTACTATAGCGTCGGATTCTACAACAACCTCGAGCCCAACAGCTTATTCGTCGAGGATGGCAGCTACGTGAAGCTTCGTGAGCTCTCCGTCAGCTACAACTTCGGCCAGACACTACTCAACTCCATGCGCTTCCTGGGTGAGGGTCGTTCGGTCAAGGTTGCCTTGATCGGTCGCAACCTGAAGACCTGGACCGACTATACCGGCTTCGACCCTGAGTCGAGCTCGAACGCAGACTTCAACTTCCGCATTGATGGCTTCCGCTATCCGAGCTTCCGCCAGATCACTGGCCAGATCGAAATCGGCTTCTAA
- a CDS encoding TonB-dependent receptor plug domain-containing protein, translating into MAGVVVSVWSIACAHPQTVGPSPSNSGEITEEEIAATTASNAYEVIRKLRPNFLSFRGKTSLLGTSNADPTVYVDDQAYGPISSLRTIPASQITRIRMYRSWEATTKYGTGNMGGVIAVTTKQ; encoded by the coding sequence ATGGCTGGCGTGGTCGTCTCCGTCTGGTCCATCGCCTGCGCCCACCCGCAGACTGTCGGCCCGAGCCCATCCAACTCCGGCGAGATCACCGAGGAGGAGATTGCGGCCACGACCGCGTCGAACGCCTACGAGGTGATCCGAAAGCTGCGGCCAAATTTCCTGAGCTTTCGCGGCAAGACGAGCCTCCTCGGGACGTCGAACGCCGATCCGACTGTTTACGTGGACGATCAGGCGTACGGTCCCATCAGCTCGCTTCGAACTATTCCAGCATCGCAGATCACCCGCATCCGGATGTACAGGTCGTGGGAGGCCACGACGAAGTACGGAACGGGGAACATGGGTGGCGTGATTGCGGTCACGACGAAGCAGTAG